GTCAATATCATCCTGAGTTTTGTTCAAAACCAGATTTTGCACATCCTCTTTTTGCAAGCTTTATTCAGGCAGCAGTGGAGAAATCAAATATCAAAAGTCAAATATCAAAATGACATATTAAAATTTAAAATTTTTCAATGTCCGAGTCAGTATAGAAATTTTGATATTTGGTTTGTCATTTTGATTTTTGATATTTGATTTTTGGATTTAAAAGTAGGTTGAATGATGACTGATACAACTTTTTCTCAGAAAGTAAAAGACATTAAAGTAGGCTCTATTTTCATTGGTTCTGGCCGTCCACTCGTTTTTATCGCGGGTCCTTGTGCGATTGAAAGTGAGTCGCACTGCCTGATGATGGCTAAGGCCCTTGACAAAATTTTTCGAGAGAGATCGCTTTCCTGGATTTTTAAGTCCTCTTACGACAAGGCAAATCGTACTTCCATTGAATCCTTTCGAGGACCGGGATTAAAAAAGGGATTGAAGATTTTAGAAAGAATAAAAAAAGAGGTGGGCGTTCCCATTCTCACAGATGTCCATTCTGTAGAAGAGGTTGATTGTGTGAGTGAGATCGCGGACATTGTTCAAATTCCCGCTTTTTTGTGTCGTCAAACGGATTTGATTGTGAGTGTGGCTAAAGAGGCTAAGGTTATTAATATTAAAAAAGGACAATTTCTGGCTCCCTGGGATGTAAGGAATGTGGTCAAAAAAGCTGCTCAGGCGGGGGCAAAAAACATTTTAGTAACGGAAAGAGGTTTTACCTTTGGTTATAACAATTTAGTAAGTGATATGAGGAGTTTGCCCATCCTACGTTCATTGAGTTATCCAGTTATCTTTGACGCGACGCACAGTGCTCAATTACCTGGGGGAGAGTCTAAAAGATCCGGGGGAGAGCGTCAGTTTGTTTTGCCTCTAGCCCGTGCAGCGGTTGCAGCCGGTTGTGATGGTCTTTTTATGGAAGTTCATCAAAATCCCGATCGAGCTCCTAGCGATGGACCGAATATGGTCCGTTTAGCCGATTTGCCAGAATTGCTCGATCAAGTTGTTGATATAGATGAGGTGGTGAGGAAATGGGGAGTGAGATGAAATTCAAATATCAAAAATCAAATATCAAAGTGACATATTAAAAATCAAAATGTTTCAATGTCTGGGTGCCTATAGAAATTTTGATGTTTGGTTTGTCGTTTTAATTTTTGATGTTTGATTTTTAAATTAAAAAAACATTGGATGAAAAATGAAAACAAAACTGAAAGAAGAATTATCCGAATCCTTACGGATTGCTCGCATGGTGATTAAGACCGAGGCCGAGGCGATTTTGGCGCTTTTGGATCGAATTGGAAATGAGTTTGAAGAGGCTGTGGAACTCCTTTATCGCTGTGAGGGCAAGGTCATTGTTACAGGGATGGGGAAGCCAGGTATCATCGCTCGAAAGATATCGGCAACCTTTAATAGTACGGGAACGCCCTCTCAATTTATTCATCCAGCTGAGGCCAGTCACGGAGATTTGGGAACGGTGCTAGAAAAGGATGTGATTGTTATTATTTCAAACAGTGGTGAAACGGATGAGATTAAGAATCTCCTTCCTTTTCTAAGGCGTTTGGGCGCAAAGGTGATTGGGATGACCGGAAATCTTCAATCAACTTTAGCAAAGACGGCCGATATTGTTTTAGATATATCCATTCAAAAAGAGGCATGTCCTTTGGGGCTTGCTCCTACGGCCAGTACCACGGTGAGTCTTGTGATTGGTGATGCCTTATGCATGGCCCTTCTAGAGAAAAAGGGAATTAAACCTGAGGATTATGCCCTCTTTCATCCGGGGGGTAGCCTCGGTAAAAAACTGACGCTTCGGGTCAGCGATATTATGAGAACAGGGGATATGAACCCCATTGTTCGTTCAAATCTATGCGTCAAAGATGTTCTTTTACGGATTACCTCGGCTCATGCAGGTGC
The window above is part of the Chlamydiota bacterium genome. Proteins encoded here:
- a CDS encoding KpsF/GutQ family sugar-phosphate isomerase; this translates as MKTKLKEELSESLRIARMVIKTEAEAILALLDRIGNEFEEAVELLYRCEGKVIVTGMGKPGIIARKISATFNSTGTPSQFIHPAEASHGDLGTVLEKDVIVIISNSGETDEIKNLLPFLRRLGAKVIGMTGNLQSTLAKTADIVLDISIQKEACPLGLAPTASTTVSLVIGDALCMALLEKKGIKPEDYALFHPGGSLGKKLTLRVSDIMRTGDMNPIVRSNLCVKDVLLRITSAHAGAASVIDESGLLIGIFTDGDLRRHLEGDSNVLHRNVRDLMTPHPRTVERDKMAVEALKIMKDLRIDELPVIDSEGRPVGLLDVQDLIKNGIF
- the kdsA gene encoding 3-deoxy-8-phosphooctulonate synthase, translated to MTDTTFSQKVKDIKVGSIFIGSGRPLVFIAGPCAIESESHCLMMAKALDKIFRERSLSWIFKSSYDKANRTSIESFRGPGLKKGLKILERIKKEVGVPILTDVHSVEEVDCVSEIADIVQIPAFLCRQTDLIVSVAKEAKVINIKKGQFLAPWDVRNVVKKAAQAGAKNILVTERGFTFGYNNLVSDMRSLPILRSLSYPVIFDATHSAQLPGGESKRSGGERQFVLPLARAAVAAGCDGLFMEVHQNPDRAPSDGPNMVRLADLPELLDQVVDIDEVVRKWGVR